The Parabacteroides sp. AD58 genome includes a window with the following:
- a CDS encoding N-6 DNA methylase yields MAFNRKQRLRDNIEAIRTAFVLDREQRTPTARERLLLERYCGFGGLKCILNPAKELTDAVHWAKSDLELFAPTVELHKLLRENTKDDTEYKRYMDAMKQSVLTAFYTPPEITGTIADVLHEHGIRPDRVLEPSAGVGAFVDAVLENKPDADIMAFEKDLMTGKILKHLHPDQKVRIQGYEKIEKPFMNHFDLAISNIPFGDVAVFDPEFTNSHDMARRSASKTIHNYFFLKSLDAVREGGIVAFITSQGVLDAPTNAPIREYMMNHANLVGVARLPNNLFTENAGTEVGSDLIILQKNSGKNGKLYYNEKLFVQTEQTPIGTSVNGYVWSIGSLSHTDLTKSTDPYGKPAYKLMHRGDTVQLAEDLREHLKIELHQLNRELYERHSLHPTQTESTDKSMNVEVQPSPKVEAVTSTANVFITEAEKPKVQPIDEKPEIEPRQTNHSNAVQLTLLDLWGMPIEEPAKKKKATKKENKAKRAIPKPKPPIMAVPPVESVKPATESKKAKPESAGKQSDPEDIYATLDWDTNPPINGFYETMMSLTPERRKALRLEAERHRQEQLKKSGIKDTMNPAFVPSSDNKPEQKEAAKQPEAQPEATPVPITDNSPSEKATASLFPEFETEKPKEEAPDLTPRPYHRTPEMHLREGSLVADRSRRTVGYLKDITPYGATFQPLDLTGYQKEKAMLYVSLRDSYERLYRYEAEYHDEGSAQRIALNTCYDEFVMRYGNLNAKQNVKLLMMDAAGRDILSLERAEDGRFVKADIFERPVSFSVESHANVSSPEEALSASLNKFGTVNLDYMREITDSTEEGLLDALKGRIFYNPLVTGYEIKDRFIAGNVIEKAERIKAWMGDNPENGRMPEVKQALLALKEAEPPRIAFEDLDFNFGERWIPTGVYAAYMSHLFDTDVKIAYSASMDEYSVACGYRTMKITDEFLVKGYYRNYDGMHLLKHALHNTCPDMMKSIGKDEHGNDIKVRDSEGIQLANAKIDEIRNGFSEWLEEQSPQFKERLTTMYNRKFNCFVRPKYDGSHQTFPDLNLKGLASRGIQSVYPSQKDCVWMIKQNGGGICDHEVGTGKTLIMCIAAHEMKRLNLAHKPMIIGLKANVAEIVATYQAAYPNARILYASEKDFSTANRVRFFNNIKNNDYDCVIMSHDQFGKIPQSPELQQRILQAELDTVEENLEVLRQQGKNVSRAMLKGLEKRKHNLVAKLEKVEHAIKSRTDDVVDFKQMGIDHIFIDESHQFKNLTFNTRHDRVAGLGNSEGSQKALNMLFAIRTIQERTDKDLGATFLSGTTISNSLTELYLLFKYLRPKELERQDIRCFDAWAAIFAKKTTDFEFNVTNNVVQKERFRYFIKVPELAAFYNEITDYRTAEDVGVDRPRKNEILHHIPPTPDQEYFIKQLMQFAKTGDATLLGRPPLSETEEKAKMLIATDYARKMALDMRMIDPHYEDHPDNKASHCAKTIAEYYHKYDAQKGTQFVFSDLGTYQPGDGWNVYSEIKRKLTEDYGIPASEVRFIQECKTDKARKGVIDAMNAGTVRVLFGSTSMLGTGVNAQKRCVAIHHLDTPWRPSDLQQRDGRGVRAGNEIAKRFAGNNVDVIIYAVEKSLDSYKFNLLHCKQTFISQLKSGAMGARTIDEGAMDEKSGMNFSEYMALLSGNTDLLDKAKLEKRIASLEGERKSFNKGKRDSEFKLEAKTGELRNNTAVIEAMTEDWNRFLSVVQTDKEGSRLNIVKVDGVDSTDEKVIGKRLQEIAKNATTGGLYKPVGEIYGFPIMVVSERILKEGLEFTDNRFVVEGNYKYTYNNGHLAMADPVAAARNFLNALERIPSIIDQYKAKNEVLEKEVPQLQEIAGKVWKKEDELKQLKSELAALDRKIQLELAPPAQEVTEKEKNGQEIKPDAEGVRSISPQQTDDVPQIRSPMDKRSPSGNFIANHIIIGRPGFQFKDENRSKGIKI; encoded by the coding sequence ATGGCGTTTAACCGCAAACAAAGGTTGCGGGACAACATCGAGGCGATACGGACGGCATTCGTCCTTGACAGGGAACAACGCACCCCCACCGCACGCGAAAGGCTCTTGTTGGAGCGTTATTGCGGTTTCGGTGGACTGAAGTGCATACTGAACCCAGCAAAGGAACTGACGGATGCCGTCCATTGGGCGAAATCCGACCTCGAACTGTTTGCCCCTACCGTGGAACTGCACAAGTTACTACGGGAGAATACAAAAGACGATACGGAGTATAAGCGGTACATGGATGCTATGAAGCAATCCGTTCTGACCGCTTTCTATACTCCGCCGGAGATAACAGGCACTATTGCGGACGTGCTGCATGAACACGGCATACGCCCCGACCGGGTACTGGAACCATCGGCAGGCGTTGGCGCATTTGTGGATGCCGTATTAGAGAACAAGCCGGACGCGGACATCATGGCTTTTGAGAAAGACCTGATGACGGGCAAGATATTGAAACACCTGCATCCCGACCAGAAAGTAAGGATACAGGGGTACGAGAAAATTGAAAAGCCGTTCATGAACCATTTTGATCTGGCTATATCCAATATCCCCTTTGGTGATGTGGCGGTGTTCGACCCGGAATTTACCAACAGTCATGACATGGCAAGACGGTCGGCATCCAAGACGATACACAACTATTTCTTTCTGAAAAGCCTTGATGCGGTGCGTGAAGGCGGAATCGTGGCGTTCATTACCTCGCAGGGGGTGTTGGATGCCCCGACCAATGCGCCCATACGCGAGTATATGATGAACCACGCCAATCTGGTGGGTGTTGCCCGTCTGCCGAACAACCTCTTTACGGAAAATGCGGGTACGGAGGTGGGCAGTGATTTGATTATTCTGCAAAAGAACAGCGGAAAGAACGGGAAACTGTATTATAATGAGAAACTTTTTGTGCAAACAGAACAGACCCCTATCGGCACTTCCGTAAATGGGTATGTATGGAGCATCGGTTCGCTTTCCCACACGGATTTAACCAAAAGTACCGACCCTTACGGAAAGCCTGCCTATAAGCTCATGCACAGAGGCGATACCGTACAATTGGCGGAAGACTTACGGGAACATCTGAAAATAGAACTGCACCAACTCAACAGGGAACTCTACGAAAGACATAGCCTGCATCCGACGCAAACGGAAAGTACGGATAAAAGTATGAATGTGGAAGTACAGCCGTCTCCGAAAGTAGAAGCGGTGACTTCTACCGCTAATGTTTTTATCACAGAAGCGGAGAAACCGAAAGTTCAACCCATAGACGAGAAGCCGGAGATTGAGCCACGCCAGACGAATCATTCAAATGCCGTTCAGCTCACTCTGCTTGACCTTTGGGGTATGCCCATAGAAGAACCTGCCAAAAAGAAAAAGGCAACCAAAAAGGAAAACAAGGCAAAGCGTGCTATTCCTAAACCGAAACCGCCGATTATGGCAGTTCCTCCTGTTGAATCCGTCAAGCCTGCAACCGAAAGCAAGAAGGCAAAGCCGGAAAGTGCAGGGAAGCAAAGCGACCCTGAAGATATTTATGCCACTTTGGACTGGGACACCAATCCACCCATCAACGGCTTCTATGAAACGATGATGAGCCTGACACCGGAACGGCGCAAGGCTCTACGGCTTGAAGCGGAACGGCACAGACAGGAACAACTGAAAAAGTCGGGTATCAAGGACACGATGAATCCTGCCTTTGTGCCTTCGTCGGATAACAAACCGGAGCAAAAGGAAGCAGCAAAACAACCCGAAGCACAGCCGGAGGCAACTCCCGTTCCTATTACGGACAATAGCCCAAGTGAGAAAGCAACCGCTTCACTATTCCCGGAATTTGAAACGGAAAAGCCGAAGGAGGAAGCCCCCGACCTTACGCCGCGTCCCTATCACCGCACACCGGAAATGCACCTGCGTGAAGGGTCGCTGGTGGCTGACAGGTCACGCCGTACCGTCGGCTACCTGAAGGACATCACGCCTTACGGCGCGACATTCCAACCGCTTGACCTGACTGGCTACCAGAAGGAGAAAGCGATGTTGTATGTGTCACTCCGTGATTCATACGAGCGGCTTTACCGCTACGAGGCGGAGTATCACGATGAAGGGTCTGCACAACGCATAGCGTTGAACACCTGCTACGATGAGTTTGTCATGCGCTACGGCAACCTCAATGCCAAGCAGAACGTGAAACTGTTGATGATGGATGCCGCCGGGCGCGACATCCTTTCGTTGGAACGTGCGGAAGACGGCAGGTTCGTCAAGGCGGACATCTTCGAGCGTCCCGTTTCCTTCTCGGTGGAGAGCCATGCCAACGTAAGCTCTCCCGAAGAGGCACTCTCCGCATCGCTCAACAAGTTCGGCACGGTCAATCTCGACTATATGCGGGAGATAACCGACAGCACGGAAGAGGGATTGCTTGACGCCCTCAAAGGACGCATCTTCTACAACCCGCTCGTAACCGGTTACGAGATAAAGGACAGGTTCATCGCCGGGAACGTGATAGAGAAGGCGGAGCGCATCAAGGCATGGATGGGTGACAACCCAGAAAACGGGCGTATGCCGGAAGTGAAGCAGGCGTTGTTGGCTCTGAAAGAAGCCGAGCCGCCGCGCATCGCCTTCGAGGACCTCGACTTCAATTTCGGGGAACGCTGGATTCCGACGGGCGTGTACGCCGCCTACATGAGCCATCTTTTCGACACGGACGTGAAAATCGCCTACTCCGCAAGCATGGACGAGTATTCGGTGGCGTGCGGCTACCGCACCATGAAAATCACGGACGAGTTTTTAGTGAAGGGCTATTACCGGAACTATGACGGTATGCACCTGTTGAAACACGCCCTGCACAACACCTGCCCCGACATGATGAAGTCCATCGGCAAGGATGAGCATGGCAATGACATCAAGGTGCGCGACAGCGAGGGCATACAGCTCGCCAACGCCAAGATTGACGAAATCCGTAACGGGTTCTCGGAATGGCTGGAAGAGCAGTCGCCGCAGTTCAAGGAACGGCTGACGACAATGTACAACCGCAAGTTCAACTGTTTCGTGCGACCGAAGTATGACGGTTCGCACCAGACGTTTCCCGACCTCAATCTGAAAGGATTGGCAAGCCGGGGTATTCAAAGCGTTTATCCGTCGCAGAAGGATTGCGTCTGGATGATAAAACAGAACGGAGGCGGGATCTGTGACCACGAAGTTGGAACAGGTAAAACACTGATAATGTGTATTGCAGCGCATGAAATGAAGCGTCTGAACTTGGCGCACAAGCCGATGATTATCGGCTTGAAGGCGAACGTGGCGGAGATAGTAGCCACTTATCAGGCGGCATATCCTAATGCGAGGATTCTCTACGCTTCGGAAAAGGATTTCTCGACTGCCAACCGCGTGCGTTTTTTCAACAACATCAAGAACAACGACTACGATTGCGTCATCATGTCGCACGACCAGTTCGGCAAGATACCACAGTCGCCGGAGTTGCAACAGCGCATCCTGCAAGCGGAGCTTGACACGGTGGAGGAAAACCTTGAAGTGCTGCGGCAGCAGGGCAAGAACGTGTCGCGGGCGATGCTGAAAGGATTGGAGAAACGCAAGCACAACCTTGTGGCGAAGTTGGAGAAAGTGGAACACGCCATCAAATCCCGCACGGATGACGTAGTGGACTTCAAGCAGATGGGCATCGACCACATCTTCATTGACGAGAGCCACCAATTCAAGAACTTGACTTTCAACACCCGGCATGACCGTGTGGCGGGGTTGGGAAACTCGGAAGGAAGCCAGAAAGCCCTGAATATGCTTTTTGCCATACGAACTATACAGGAGCGCACGGACAAGGACTTGGGGGCTACGTTCCTGTCCGGCACAACCATTTCCAACAGTCTGACGGAATTGTACCTGCTCTTCAAGTATCTGCGTCCGAAGGAATTGGAAAGGCAGGATATCCGATGCTTCGACGCATGGGCGGCAATTTTCGCCAAAAAGACAACCGACTTCGAGTTCAACGTGACGAACAATGTGGTTCAGAAGGAGCGTTTCCGATATTTCATCAAAGTGCCGGAGCTTGCCGCCTTCTACAACGAGATTACCGATTACCGCACGGCGGAGGACGTGGGTGTGGATCGTCCGCGTAAGAACGAGATACTGCATCACATACCTCCCACGCCCGACCAAGAGTATTTCATCAAACAGCTGATGCAGTTCGCCAAGACGGGTGACGCCACGCTGCTGGGCAGACCGCCCCTGTCGGAAACGGAGGAGAAGGCGAAGATGCTTATCGCCACCGATTACGCGCGGAAGATGGCTCTCGACATGCGCATGATAGACCCGCATTATGAGGACCACCCCGACAACAAGGCTTCCCACTGCGCCAAGACGATTGCGGAGTATTACCACAAATACGACGCGCAGAAAGGCACGCAGTTCGTGTTCTCGGATCTGGGAACATACCAGCCGGGCGACGGATGGAACGTGTACAGCGAGATAAAGCGGAAGCTGACGGAGGACTACGGCATCCCGGCAAGCGAGGTGCGCTTCATTCAGGAGTGCAAGACCGACAAGGCACGCAAGGGGGTGATAGACGCCATGAACGCCGGAACGGTGCGCGTGCTGTTCGGTTCCACTTCCATGCTCGGAACGGGTGTGAACGCGCAGAAACGGTGTGTCGCAATCCATCATTTGGATACGCCGTGGCGTCCATCCGACCTGCAACAGCGTGACGGACGCGGAGTTAGGGCGGGCAACGAGATTGCCAAGCGTTTTGCCGGGAACAATGTGGATGTCATCATCTACGCGGTGGAAAAGTCGTTGGACAGCTACAAGTTCAACCTGCTGCACTGCAAGCAGACGTTCATCTCGCAGCTCAAAAGCGGGGCGATGGGCGCACGTACCATCGATGAGGGGGCTATGGACGAGAAATCGGGCATGAACTTCTCGGAGTACATGGCGTTGCTCTCCGGCAATACCGACCTTTTGGACAAGGCGAAACTGGAGAAGCGTATCGCATCGCTTGAAGGGGAACGCAAGTCGTTCAACAAGGGCAAGCGCGATTCGGAGTTCAAGCTGGAAGCCAAGACGGGGGAACTGCGCAACAACACGGCTGTCATCGAAGCCATGACGGAGGACTGGAACCGTTTTCTTTCCGTTGTGCAGACTGATAAGGAAGGTAGTCGCCTTAATATTGTCAAGGTGGACGGCGTGGATTCAACCGACGAAAAAGTTATTGGAAAGCGTTTGCAGGAGATAGCCAAGAACGCCACGACGGGCGGTTTGTACAAGCCTGTCGGGGAGATTTACGGTTTCCCGATAATGGTGGTCAGCGAGAGGATACTCAAAGAGGGGCTGGAATTTACCGACAATCGCTTCGTGGTGGAAGGGAATTACAAATACACCTATAACAACGGGCATCTGGCGATGGCTGACCCGGTAGCCGCCGCACGTAATTTCCTGAATGCATTGGAGAGGATTCCGTCCATCATCGACCAGTATAAGGCGAAGAACGAGGTGCTGGAAAAGGAGGTTCCGCAGTTGCAGGAGATAGCGGGCAAGGTGTGGAAGAAAGAGGACGAACTGAAACAGTTGAAGTCCGAACTTGCCGCGCTTGACCGCAAGATACAGTTGGAGCTTGCGCCGCCCGCGCAGGAAGTCACCGAAAAAGAAAAGAACGGGCAGGAGATCAAGCCAGATGCGGAAGGTGTACGGAGCATATCGCCACAACAAACCGATGATGTCCCGCAGATTCGCAGCCCGATGGATAAACGAAGTCCGTCTGGCAATTTCATTGCCAATCATATCATTATCGGGCGTCCGGGTTTTCAGTTTAAGGATGAAAACCGATCGAAAGGGATAAAAATTTAA
- a CDS encoding nuclear transport factor 2 family protein encodes MTPKEILQEWIDCFNAADAVALANLYAQDAINHQVANTPVIGKTAIHKMFVNEFATSKMVCIVEHIFEDGEWAIMEWKDPLGLRGCGFFHVQNDKIVFQRGYWDKLSFLKQHGLTVENSDKNPNT; translated from the coding sequence ATGACGCCAAAAGAGATACTACAAGAATGGATTGACTGCTTCAACGCCGCCGATGCAGTCGCTTTGGCAAACTTATACGCTCAGGATGCCATAAACCATCAAGTCGCAAACACCCCGGTTATAGGAAAAACAGCTATCCATAAAATGTTTGTAAATGAATTTGCAACCTCAAAAATGGTTTGTATTGTTGAGCATATATTCGAGGATGGAGAATGGGCTATCATGGAATGGAAAGATCCGCTCGGGTTGCGAGGATGCGGATTCTTCCATGTGCAAAACGATAAAATCGTTTTCCAAAGAGGTTATTGGGATAAGCTCAGCTTTCTCAAACAGCACGGTTTAACCGTAGAGAATAGTGATAAAAATCCAAACACATAA
- a CDS encoding GNAT family N-acetyltransferase produces the protein MGIIIHSLESVSFKDLYAAFSSAFKDYDFSLNADELRRMLDRRGYNPQLSFGAFFEGRLISFVFNGTGMYNNILTAYDTGTGTVPSFRGLHLTQKIFTFSLELIYQQGVRQYVLEVLQHNHKAIKIYRKLGFETQRNFNYYSAKLSDIVPVLQVNHTACRILPSDLKNCLNQTAWFDFHPSWQNDRASLERGIDNLDILGAYEREELVGFVIFEPASGDISSLAVAKDYRRKGIGKSLLKSAVSHFQSDVLKFTNVDCDCESVTGFLSSLGLTPKGQQFEMVRKI, from the coding sequence ATGGGAATCATCATTCATTCTTTAGAGTCCGTTTCTTTCAAAGATTTGTATGCGGCATTCTCATCCGCATTCAAAGATTATGATTTCTCTTTGAATGCGGATGAATTGCGACGCATGCTCGACCGACGAGGATACAATCCACAACTATCTTTCGGAGCATTTTTCGAAGGACGGCTGATTTCTTTTGTGTTTAACGGAACAGGCATGTACAACAACATCTTGACGGCCTATGACACAGGGACGGGAACCGTACCTTCATTCCGGGGATTACACCTAACCCAAAAAATATTCACTTTCAGCCTCGAATTGATATATCAACAAGGAGTTCGGCAATATGTACTGGAAGTTTTGCAACACAATCACAAAGCAATAAAAATATATCGCAAATTAGGCTTTGAAACACAGAGAAATTTCAACTACTACTCTGCCAAACTGAGCGATATTGTTCCTGTATTGCAAGTAAACCATACCGCATGTCGCATACTCCCATCGGATTTAAAAAACTGCCTTAACCAAACGGCCTGGTTCGATTTTCATCCTTCATGGCAAAATGACAGGGCTTCACTGGAACGCGGAATCGACAATTTGGACATATTGGGAGCTTATGAAAGAGAAGAACTTGTCGGATTTGTTATCTTTGAACCGGCATCAGGCGATATTTCATCCCTCGCAGTTGCAAAAGATTACCGGCGTAAAGGAATAGGTAAGTCCTTGCTTAAAAGTGCTGTCAGTCATTTTCAAAGCGATGTACTCAAATTTACTAATGTTGATTGCGATTGTGAATCAGTCACTGGTTTCTTGTCATCATTAGGACTTACCCCAAAAGGACAACAGTTTGAAATGGTCAGAAAAATTTAA
- a CDS encoding IS982-like element IS1187 family transposase, protein MSKKLYMSLIFSNLVVIKTLSSNHRMYNLYAKFVKILEICKQFSENLVNDSGNVPRRGPVPKFSDLEVVALSLTAETESIDSEKWLFDYKLQEYKDSIPNLISRRQFNDRRKKTSGLCEELRKRIAMEMDGGEEQFFVDSKPIEVCRVARGKRCKMGRAGNFSQAPDFGFCASQNTYYFGYKLHALCGLSGVIHSYDLSKASVADLHYMKDVKHTYHDCSIYGDKGYIGADVQLDLFETAHIRLECPYRLNQKDWKPTFIPFAKARKRIETIFSQLTDQFLVIRNYAKITNGLFARIIGKNSALTILQYVNFINDKPIGRIKYALN, encoded by the coding sequence ATGAGTAAAAAGTTGTACATGTCGCTGATTTTTAGTAACTTAGTGGTGATTAAAACATTAAGTTCAAACCATCGTATGTACAACCTTTATGCAAAATTCGTCAAAATACTTGAGATATGCAAGCAATTCTCTGAAAATCTCGTCAATGATTCGGGTAATGTTCCACGTCGTGGTCCTGTTCCCAAGTTTTCGGATTTGGAAGTGGTGGCGCTATCCCTGACGGCAGAGACCGAGAGCATTGATAGTGAGAAGTGGTTGTTCGACTATAAATTGCAAGAATACAAGGACAGCATTCCCAATCTCATATCAAGGAGACAGTTCAATGACCGCAGGAAGAAAACGTCAGGCCTGTGTGAGGAACTGCGCAAGCGGATTGCCATGGAAATGGATGGCGGAGAGGAACAATTCTTTGTTGACTCCAAGCCGATAGAGGTCTGTAGGGTTGCAAGAGGAAAACGTTGCAAGATGGGGCGTGCCGGCAATTTCTCGCAAGCTCCCGACTTCGGCTTCTGTGCTTCGCAGAACACGTATTATTTTGGTTATAAGTTACACGCTCTCTGTGGGTTAAGTGGAGTTATCCATTCCTATGATCTGTCAAAGGCAAGTGTGGCTGACCTCCATTATATGAAGGATGTAAAACATACTTATCACGACTGTAGCATCTATGGTGACAAAGGGTATATTGGAGCTGACGTACAGCTTGACTTGTTCGAAACCGCACACATAAGACTGGAGTGTCCGTATCGGCTCAACCAAAAGGATTGGAAACCGACATTCATTCCGTTTGCAAAGGCAAGAAAGAGGATTGAGACAATATTCTCACAACTTACAGACCAGTTCTTGGTCATCAGGAACTACGCGAAAATAACGAATGGTTTGTTTGCCAGAATCATTGGCAAAAATAGTGCACTTACCATTCTGCAATACGTAAACTTCATTAACGACAAGCCCATTGGCAGAATTAAGTATGCACTAAATTAA
- the erm(F) gene encoding 23S rRNA (adenine(2058)-N(6))-methyltransferase Erm(F) translates to MTKKKLPVRFTGQHFTIDKVLIKDAIRQANISNQDTVLDIGAGKGFLTVHLLKIANNVVAIENDTALVEHLRKLFSDARNVQVVGCDFRNFAVPKFPFKVVSNIPYGITSDIFKILMFESLGNFLGGSIVLQLEPTQKLFSRKLYNPYTVFYHTFFDLKLVYEVGPESFFPPPTVKSALLNIKRKQLFFDFKFKAKYLAFISCLLEKPDLSVKTALKSIFRKSQVRSISEKFGLNLNAQIVCLSPSQWVNCFLEMLEVVPEKFHPS, encoded by the coding sequence ATGACAAAAAAGAAATTGCCCGTTCGTTTTACGGGTCAGCACTTTACTATTGATAAAGTGCTAATAAAAGATGCAATAAGACAAGCAAATATAAGTAATCAGGATACGGTTTTAGATATTGGGGCAGGCAAGGGGTTTCTTACTGTTCATTTATTAAAAATCGCCAACAATGTTGTTGCTATTGAAAACGACACAGCTTTGGTTGAACATTTACGAAAATTATTTTCTGATGCCCGAAATGTTCAAGTTGTCGGTTGTGATTTTAGGAATTTTGCAGTTCCGAAATTTCCTTTCAAAGTGGTGTCAAATATTCCTTATGGCATTACTTCCGATATTTTCAAAATCCTGATGTTTGAGAGTCTTGGAAATTTTCTGGGAGGTTCCATTGTCCTTCAGTTAGAACCTACACAAAAGTTATTTTCGAGGAAGCTTTACAATCCATATACCGTTTTCTATCATACTTTTTTTGATTTGAAACTTGTCTATGAGGTAGGTCCTGAAAGTTTCTTTCCACCGCCAACTGTCAAATCAGCCCTGTTAAACATTAAAAGAAAACAGTTATTTTTTGATTTTAAGTTTAAAGCCAAATACTTAGCATTTATTTCCTGTCTGTTAGAGAAACCTGATTTATCTGTAAAAACAGCTTTAAAGTCGATTTTCAGGAAAAGTCAGGTCAGGTCAATTTCGGAAAAATTCGGTTTAAACCTTAATGCTCAAATTGTTTGTTTGTCTCCAAGTCAATGGGTAAACTGTTTTTTGGAAATGCTGGAAGTTGTCCCTGAAAAATTTCATCCTTCGTAG